Proteins co-encoded in one Cinclus cinclus chromosome 9, bCinCin1.1, whole genome shotgun sequence genomic window:
- the PECR gene encoding peroxisomal trans-2-enoyl-CoA reductase, translating to MAAAGGGLLAAGLFRGRVAIVTGGGTGIGKAIAADLLALGCSVVIASRKFDRLKAAAEELNNRFGSMSPAQVTAIECNIRKEEEVEALVKSTLSLHGKIDFLVNNGGGQFASPSEAIRAKGWNAVIDTNLTGTFYCCKAVYNAWMQDHGGAIVNITAAVRNGFPGMSHTGAARAAVNNLTKTLALEWAHSGVRINSVAPGLVFSETAVANYGEQGVMMWLKSIPKVPAKRSAVPEEISPAVCFLLSPAASFITGITMVVDGGQSLYSHTLEIPNHDRWPSPPEGKNSEMLKKLLSGEFKPKL from the exons atggcggcggcgggcggcgggctGCTGGCGGCGGGGCTGTTCCGCGGGCGGGTCGCCATCGTCACCGGTGGCGGCACCGGCATCGGCAAGGCCATTGCCGCCGACCTGCTGGCGCTAG GTTGCAGTGTTGTTATTGCCTCTCGTAAATTTGACCGATtaaaagctgctgcagaagaACTGAATAATAGATTTGGTTCCATGAGTCCTGCCCAAGTGACTGCCATAGAGTGCAATATCCGCAAAGAAGAAGAG GTAGAAGCTTTGGTGAAGTCTACACTGAGTCTGCACGGGAAGATTGACTTCCTGGTGAATAATGGAGGTGGCCAGTTTGCAAGTCCTTCTGAAGCCATCCGTGCAAAAGGCTGGAATGCTGTGATAGACACAAATCTGACAGGAACTTTCTATTGTTGCAAAGCAG TGTACAATGCCTGGATGCAGGATCATGGAGGAGCCATTGTCAACATTACTGCTGCTGTGAGAAATGGCTTTCCTGGAATGTc GCACACAGGAGCTGCAAGAGCTGCAGTGAATAACCTAACCAAGACTTTAGCTTTAGAATGGGCTCACAGTGGAGTGAGAATCAACAGTGTTGCTCCC GGACTGGTATTTTCAGAAACTGCTGTTGCAAACTATGGAGAACAAGGTGTAATGATGTGGTTAAAGAGCATACCAAAGGTTCCTGCCAAGAGGTCGGCTGTTCCTGAGGAG ATCTCTCCTGCAGTATGTTTCCTGCTGTCTCCAGCTGCATCATTCATAACTGGGATAACCATGGTCGTGGATGGTGGCCAGAGTTTGTACAGCCATACCCTAGAAATACCCA atCATGACAGATGGCCCTCAccaccagaaggaaaaaattctgaaatgctgaaaaagctTCTTTCTGGCGAGTTCAAACCAAAGCTATAA